The following are encoded together in the Neomonachus schauinslandi chromosome X, ASM220157v2, whole genome shotgun sequence genome:
- the FAM133A gene encoding protein FAM133A: MGKRDNRVAYMNPIAMARWRGSTQSTGPTIQDYLNRPRPTWEEVKKQLENKKKGSKALAEFEEKMNENWKKELEKSREKLLSGNESSSKKKEKKKKKKKKSCQSSSSSSSSDSSSSSDSEDEEKKQGKKRKKKKNHSYKSSESSTYESESESKESVKKKKKSTDETEKEKYIRSLSKKRKKTYPEDKPSSSEYSSESDYEEEVQAKKKRRHEEREKAKKKKKKQHKKHSKKKKKKSGSSHKSG; encoded by the coding sequence ATGGGGAAGCGGGATAATCGAGTGGCCTATATGAATCCTATAGCAATGGCCAGATGGAGGGGCTCAACTCAATCTACAGGCCCAACAATACAAGATTATCTGAATCGACCAAGGCCCACCTGGGAAGAAGTgaagaaacaattagaaaataaaaagaaaggctcCAAGGCATTAGctgaatttgaagaaaaaatgaatgagaattggaaaaaagaattagaaaaaagtaGAGAGAAATTATTGAGTGGAAATGAGagctcttctaaaaaaaaagaaaaaaagaaaaagaaaaagaagaaatcttgtcAGTCTTCATCTTCTTCATCAAGCTCTGATTCTTCAAGCAGTTCAGATTCTGAGgatgaggaaaagaaacaaggaaaaaagagaaagaaaaagaagaaccatTCATACAAATCATCAGAAAGCTCTACATATGAATCTGAATCAGAGAGCAAGGaatctgtgaaaaagaaaaagaagtcaacggatgaaacagagaaagaaaagtatattagaagtctcagcaaaaaaagaaagaagacttatCCTGAAGATAAACCCTCATCATCAGAGTACTCATCAGAATCAGATTATGAAGAGGAAGTGCaagcaaaaaagaagagaagacatgaagagcgagaaaaagcaaagaagaagaagaagaaacagcacaagaaacatagtaagaagaagaaaaagaagtcaggTTCAAGTCACAAGTCAggataa